One Nostoc punctiforme PCC 73102 DNA window includes the following coding sequences:
- a CDS encoding (Fe-S)-binding protein — translation MQVSENAVNNTASLKNLKGFDVNHPPDPKLIDSCVHCGFCLSTCPSYRVLGKEMDSPRGRIYLMDAINEGEIALNTATVEHFDSCLGCLACVSTCPSGVQYDKLISATRHQVERNYPRSLPDQFFRQLIFSLFPYPNLLRILLVPLLVYQKLGFTKFFRATGLLNKISPRLAAMESILPEITLKSFQDKLPSVIPAKGEKRYRVGVILGCVQRLFFSPVNEATVRVLTANGCEVVIPKSQGCCAALPEHQGQTEQAKALARQMIDSFANTNVDFVIINAAGCGHTLKEYGHILEDDLEYREKAKDFAAKVKDAQEFLATVGITAKLSPLTDKPLNLVYQDACHLLHGQKISVQPRQVLRQIPEVKLREPVDAALCCGSAGVYNMLQPEVAEELGQQKVQNLLNTGAELIASANPGCTLQITKHLQLQGKNISVIHPMELLDYSIRGEKLKL, via the coding sequence ATGCAAGTTTCAGAAAATGCTGTTAATAATACGGCTAGTTTAAAGAATTTGAAGGGGTTTGATGTTAATCATCCACCTGACCCAAAGTTGATTGATAGCTGTGTACATTGTGGGTTTTGTCTATCGACTTGTCCCAGTTATCGGGTGCTTGGTAAGGAGATGGATTCTCCTAGAGGACGCATATATTTAATGGATGCAATTAATGAGGGTGAGATTGCTCTCAATACGGCAACGGTAGAACATTTTGATTCTTGTTTGGGATGCCTTGCTTGTGTGAGTACTTGTCCTTCTGGGGTGCAGTATGACAAATTGATTTCTGCAACTCGTCACCAAGTTGAACGGAATTATCCCCGCAGTTTGCCAGATCAATTTTTTCGTCAACTGATATTTTCTCTTTTTCCCTATCCCAATCTTTTAAGGATTTTATTAGTTCCGTTGTTGGTTTATCAAAAATTGGGGTTTACTAAATTCTTTCGGGCTACAGGTTTACTCAATAAAATATCCCCTCGTTTGGCAGCAATGGAATCAATTCTGCCAGAAATTACTCTCAAATCTTTTCAAGATAAATTGCCTAGTGTGATTCCTGCTAAAGGTGAGAAGCGCTATCGAGTCGGAGTAATTTTGGGATGCGTGCAACGGCTGTTTTTCTCTCCAGTGAATGAAGCAACGGTGAGGGTTTTAACAGCGAATGGTTGTGAAGTTGTGATTCCCAAATCTCAAGGTTGTTGTGCGGCGCTTCCCGAACACCAAGGACAAACAGAACAGGCGAAAGCTTTAGCAAGGCAGATGATTGATAGTTTTGCTAACACTAATGTCGATTTTGTGATTATCAATGCTGCTGGTTGTGGTCATACTTTAAAAGAATACGGTCACATTTTAGAAGATGACCTTGAATATCGGGAAAAGGCGAAGGATTTTGCAGCTAAAGTTAAAGATGCTCAAGAGTTTTTGGCAACTGTTGGTATAACAGCGAAACTGTCGCCACTCACTGATAAACCGTTGAATTTAGTTTATCAAGATGCCTGTCATTTATTGCATGGTCAAAAGATTAGCGTGCAACCGCGTCAGGTATTGCGACAAATTCCAGAGGTGAAGTTGAGAGAACCAGTAGATGCGGCTTTATGTTGTGGCAGTGCTGGAGTTTATAATATGCTGCAACCGGAAGTTGCTGAAGAATTGGGCCAGCAAAAAGTACAGAATTTGTTGAATACTGGTGCTGAGTTAATTGCTTCTGCTAATCCGGGGTGTACTTTGCAAATTACGAAGCATTTGCAGTTACAAGGTAAGAATATTTCAGTTATTCACCCGATGGAGTTGTTAGATTATTCAATTCGGGGTGAAAAGTTGAAATTATAG
- a CDS encoding ubiquitin-like small modifier protein 1: MAVTVLVPTTLQNLTNNQATLESNGSTIAELLDSLEQSFPGIKSRLCDDEGKLRRFVNFYVDSEDIRYLDGINTTLKDGDEVSIVPAVAGG, encoded by the coding sequence ATGGCTGTAACAGTTTTAGTTCCTACGACTCTTCAAAATTTGACTAATAATCAAGCTACTCTAGAATCTAACGGTAGCACCATTGCTGAATTGTTGGATTCCTTAGAACAAAGCTTTCCTGGTATTAAATCCCGGTTGTGCGATGACGAAGGAAAGCTACGTCGGTTTGTAAATTTTTACGTCGATAGCGAAGATATCCGCTATTTAGATGGTATCAACACAACCCTGAAAGATGGCGATGAAGTAAGTATTGTCCCTGCTGTTGCTGGTGGTTAA
- a CDS encoding methyltransferase domain-containing protein, producing the protein MPDKWNPELYERFESERSRPFYDLVDMIHRQENLRILDLGCGTGKLTKYLHDTLAAQETLGIDASEKMLQKARQFEGNGLRFEQGKIEENPGDGEFNVIFSNAALQWLTEHEALFEKLRGKLKPGGQLAVQIPTMDTEPVHKIAVETAKEFSQELGGYVRRLEVLAPETYAKLLYELGFVKQEVKLQVYGHVLPSREAVVEWYRGTLLTAYESKLDAQTYERFVERYQQKLFQLLEDERPFFFPYKRILMWGSI; encoded by the coding sequence ATGCCAGATAAGTGGAATCCAGAATTATACGAACGATTTGAGTCGGAAAGAAGTCGCCCGTTCTACGACTTAGTAGATATGATACATCGGCAAGAAAACTTACGAATTCTCGATTTAGGATGCGGAACTGGAAAGTTAACGAAGTATTTGCATGACACACTAGCAGCACAGGAGACTTTAGGGATAGATGCTTCTGAGAAAATGCTGCAAAAGGCTCGTCAGTTTGAAGGTAACGGACTACGCTTTGAGCAAGGAAAAATTGAGGAGAATCCAGGAGATGGGGAGTTTAATGTGATATTTTCTAATGCAGCATTGCAGTGGTTGACGGAACATGAGGCGTTATTTGAGAAATTGCGGGGTAAGTTAAAACCTGGTGGACAGCTTGCTGTACAAATACCAACGATGGATACTGAGCCAGTACATAAAATAGCAGTTGAGACTGCAAAAGAATTTAGTCAAGAATTGGGAGGATACGTGCGGCGTTTAGAGGTACTTGCTCCAGAAACATACGCCAAACTGCTTTATGAATTGGGGTTTGTGAAGCAGGAAGTAAAGCTTCAGGTGTATGGACATGTGCTGCCTTCACGAGAAGCTGTAGTAGAGTGGTATCGCGGGACACTGCTAACAGCATACGAATCGAAGTTAGATGCCCAAACCTATGAACGATTTGTAGAACGTTATCAGCAGAAACTCTTCCAGTTGCTAGAAGACGAGCGTCCGTTCTTTTTCCCCTATAAACGCATCTTAATGTGGGGAAGTATTTGA
- a CDS encoding carbonic anhydrase, translating to MLHQQIDQRISEKQAWALRRQLGIPNNKRLWVLACMDERLPIEKALGIGEGDAHIFRNAGGLVTDDAIRSAIVNYTVFWHKRNHRH from the coding sequence ATGCTGCACCAACAAATTGACCAAAGAATCTCAGAAAAACAAGCGTGGGCATTGCGTCGTCAGTTGGGGATACCTAACAATAAACGCTTGTGGGTGTTGGCGTGCATGGATGAGCGATTACCGATAGAAAAAGCATTGGGAATTGGTGAAGGAGATGCTCATATTTTCCGTAATGCTGGGGGGTTAGTTACGGATGATGCAATTCGGTCAGCGATTGTTAACTACACAGTTTTTTGGCACAAAAGAAATCATCGTCATTAA
- the thrC gene encoding threonine synthase, whose product MTQAIKTQTQTQTSTAYFQALKCKECGAEYELKASNVCELCFGPLEVKYDYSALRLTVTRETIQAGPNSIWRYRPFLPVATDNVIDVGTGMTPLVRSHRLARRLGLNKLYIKNDAVNMPTLSFKDRVVSVALSRARELGFTTVSCASTGNLANSTAAIAAHAGLDCCVFIPADLEAGKIIGSLIYSPTLMAVKGNYDQVNRLCSEVANTHGWGFVNINLRPYYSEGSKTLGFEVAEQLGWELPDHVVAPLASGSLFTKIYKGFQEFIEVGLVEDKKVRFSGAQAEGCSPIAQAFKEGRDFIKPVKPNTIAKSLAIGNPADGIYAVELAQKTGGNIESVNDAEIIDGIKLLAETEGIFTETAGGTTVAVLKKLVEAGKIDPDETTVIYITGNGLKTQEAIQGYVGEPLTIDAKLDSFERALERSRTLDRLEWQQVLV is encoded by the coding sequence ATGACTCAGGCCATCAAAACCCAAACTCAAACCCAAACCAGCACTGCCTACTTTCAAGCCTTAAAGTGTAAAGAATGTGGTGCCGAATATGAACTCAAAGCCAGTAATGTTTGTGAGTTATGTTTTGGGCCGTTAGAAGTCAAGTATGACTACAGCGCTCTCCGTCTGACTGTCACTCGTGAAACAATTCAAGCTGGGCCCAATTCAATTTGGCGCTACCGTCCCTTTTTGCCTGTCGCAACTGACAATGTTATAGATGTGGGAACGGGGATGACTCCCTTGGTTCGTTCTCACCGTCTTGCCCGTCGCCTGGGTCTAAATAAGCTTTATATAAAAAATGATGCGGTTAATATGCCCACCCTTAGCTTTAAGGATCGGGTAGTATCAGTTGCTCTGTCTAGGGCGCGGGAGTTGGGTTTTACTACTGTTTCTTGCGCTAGTACCGGTAACTTGGCAAATTCTACAGCTGCGATCGCAGCTCATGCCGGTTTAGACTGCTGTGTGTTCATCCCCGCAGATTTAGAAGCCGGTAAAATTATCGGTAGCCTGATCTACAGCCCAACGCTGATGGCGGTCAAGGGTAACTACGATCAAGTAAACCGTCTCTGTTCGGAAGTTGCCAATACACATGGCTGGGGTTTTGTCAATATTAATCTGCGCCCTTATTACTCTGAAGGTTCCAAGACGCTAGGTTTTGAAGTTGCTGAACAACTAGGCTGGGAACTACCCGATCATGTTGTTGCTCCTTTGGCATCTGGTTCGCTGTTTACAAAAATTTATAAGGGTTTCCAAGAATTTATAGAAGTTGGTTTAGTAGAAGACAAGAAAGTCCGTTTCAGTGGTGCTCAAGCAGAAGGTTGTTCGCCCATTGCCCAAGCTTTCAAAGAAGGACGCGACTTTATTAAACCAGTTAAACCAAATACAATTGCGAAATCGCTAGCGATCGGTAATCCAGCAGACGGTATTTATGCTGTGGAGTTAGCTCAGAAAACTGGTGGTAACATTGAATCAGTCAATGATGCAGAAATTATTGATGGCATCAAGTTGCTGGCAGAAACCGAAGGCATCTTCACAGAAACGGCTGGTGGTACAACCGTGGCCGTGCTGAAAAAACTGGTAGAAGCTGGCAAAATCGATCCAGATGAAACTACCGTGATTTACATCACCGGCAATGGTTTGAAAACCCAAGAAGCAATCCAAGGCTATGTTGGTGAACCCTTGACTATTGATGCTAAACTGGATAGTTTTGAACGCGCCCTAGAGCGATCGCGTACTCTCGATCGCTTGGAATGGCAACAAGTCCTCGTTTAG
- a CDS encoding FAD-binding oxidoreductase, with amino-acid sequence MKAISNDKPQGVCATDFASVLGEENAVCLWENIEIGQQKRIQQAVTSGKPPTCIVYPRTQQQLAAVIAKAYSHNWRVLPCGSGSKLSWGGLAKGVDVVVGTERINQLIEHAVGDLTVTVEAGMKFSDLQALLAKSRQFLALDPTAPQSATIGGIVATGDTGSLRQRYGSVRDQLLGVTFVRADGEIAKAGGRVVKNVAGYDLMKLLTGSYGTLGFISQLTFRVYPLSEASGTVVLTGSAEAVSQAADILRGSALTPVQADLLSTKLVSSLGLGEGLGLIARFQSISESVKEQSNRVLEVGQKLGLDGAIFADADEASLWQRLQERIHSTATESVITCKIGVLPTAAVDILTQVGLGLIHISSGLGLLQLEDKNQVLKVREQLRSAGSDGTQANSGFLTILEAPMAVKEQVDVWGYNGNALPLMRRIKEQFDSKNILSPGRFVGGI; translated from the coding sequence ATGAAAGCGATATCTAACGACAAGCCGCAAGGCGTGTGCGCTACTGATTTTGCATCTGTTCTTGGCGAAGAAAATGCTGTTTGCCTTTGGGAAAATATCGAAATAGGCCAGCAAAAACGTATCCAACAGGCTGTAACTTCTGGAAAACCTCCCACTTGTATCGTCTATCCTCGCACCCAACAACAACTAGCCGCAGTCATCGCCAAAGCTTACAGTCACAACTGGCGCGTCCTCCCCTGTGGTAGTGGCAGTAAACTTAGCTGGGGTGGTTTAGCTAAGGGCGTTGATGTCGTAGTTGGTACAGAACGCATCAATCAACTGATAGAACATGCTGTTGGAGATTTGACTGTCACAGTAGAAGCTGGAATGAAGTTCTCCGATTTGCAGGCACTTTTAGCAAAATCGCGGCAATTTCTCGCCCTTGACCCCACAGCACCGCAGTCAGCAACTATTGGCGGTATTGTTGCCACAGGTGATACAGGTTCTCTGCGGCAGCGTTATGGTAGTGTGCGCGACCAGTTACTAGGTGTTACCTTTGTCCGTGCTGATGGAGAAATCGCAAAAGCTGGGGGAAGAGTAGTTAAAAATGTTGCTGGATATGACTTGATGAAGTTGCTTACTGGGTCTTACGGCACGTTAGGCTTTATTAGTCAACTAACTTTTCGGGTGTATCCGCTATCAGAGGCATCGGGGACGGTGGTACTAACTGGTAGTGCCGAGGCTGTATCCCAAGCAGCTGATATCCTTCGAGGTTCGGCATTAACACCAGTTCAGGCTGATTTGCTATCAACTAAATTGGTGTCTAGCTTAGGTTTGGGTGAAGGACTAGGATTAATTGCCCGTTTTCAAAGTATTAGTGAGAGTGTTAAAGAACAGTCAAACCGAGTTTTAGAAGTAGGTCAAAAGTTAGGTTTAGATGGGGCAATTTTTGCTGATGCTGATGAGGCTAGTCTATGGCAGAGATTGCAAGAACGAATACATAGTACTGCCACAGAATCTGTAATTACCTGCAAAATAGGAGTGTTACCTACTGCTGCTGTAGATATTTTGACTCAGGTGGGGTTGGGTTTAATTCATATAAGTAGTGGTTTAGGTTTGTTACAATTAGAGGATAAAAATCAAGTTTTAAAAGTGCGCGAGCAGCTACGCTCCGCCGGAAGCGATGGCACTCAAGCAAATAGTGGTTTTTTAACAATTTTGGAAGCACCAATGGCGGTTAAAGAACAAGTAGATGTTTGGGGTTATAATGGCAATGCTTTGCCGTTGATGCGCCGTATTAAGGAACAGTTTGATAGTAAGAATATTTTAAGTCCTGGTCGGTTTGTGGGTGGTATTTAG
- a CDS encoding P-loop NTPase fold protein produces the protein MKLDLVRFFQACNPSKTLVVSKPEDRQYYIDFSKVRGAKIIEELGRTITRLSPEQPTCQLFTGHIGCGKSTELLRLKAELEQQGFHVVYFESSQSLDMADIDVTDILLAVAREVSQSLEAIKINLKPGYFKNLFTEISEFLQTPLDIGVEAELSVGIAKITAKTKDSPKLRGQLRQYLEPRTNGILESINKELLKPAREKLKQEGKKGLVVIIDNLDRVDNSLKPSGYYQPEYLFVERGEQLNQLNCHVVYTIPLVLIFSNALGRLINRFGIDPKVLPMVPVQVQDGSQFLQGITLLQQMVMARAFPGVSWEQSRHLITEVFDSLDTLERLCRVSGGHLRNLLMLLFRCLQQEDPPLSRECVDRVIKQRRNELTLAITPDEWELLHEVAQEKNLRGHERYDLLLRSMFVFEYRDEDGSWFDINPILAEAKEFRL, from the coding sequence ATGAAACTAGATTTAGTCAGGTTTTTTCAAGCTTGCAACCCCAGTAAAACTCTGGTTGTGAGCAAGCCGGAGGATAGACAATATTATATTGATTTCTCTAAAGTTCGTGGTGCCAAGATTATTGAAGAACTTGGGCGAACTATCACCCGCCTTTCACCTGAACAACCTACTTGTCAATTATTTACCGGACATATCGGTTGTGGCAAATCCACTGAGTTACTGCGGCTAAAGGCAGAGTTAGAGCAGCAGGGATTTCATGTGGTTTATTTCGAGTCTAGCCAAAGCCTCGATATGGCTGATATTGATGTTACAGATATTTTACTGGCAGTAGCTCGTGAGGTGAGTCAAAGCCTGGAAGCAATAAAAATTAATCTCAAACCAGGATACTTTAAAAATCTATTTACGGAAATTTCTGAGTTTTTGCAAACGCCTCTAGATATTGGGGTAGAGGCTGAATTATCTGTAGGTATTGCTAAGATTACTGCCAAAACTAAAGATAGTCCCAAACTTCGCGGCCAGTTACGGCAATATTTAGAACCGCGCACCAACGGCATTTTAGAATCAATTAACAAAGAATTGCTCAAGCCTGCTAGAGAAAAACTCAAGCAGGAAGGTAAAAAAGGACTGGTGGTAATTATAGATAATCTCGACAGAGTGGATAATTCTTTGAAGCCTTCGGGTTATTACCAGCCAGAATATCTCTTTGTGGAACGGGGTGAACAGTTAAACCAGCTAAATTGTCATGTTGTTTATACCATTCCCTTAGTGTTGATTTTTTCCAACGCTTTAGGAAGGTTAATAAATCGTTTTGGCATAGACCCCAAGGTTTTGCCGATGGTTCCTGTGCAAGTACAAGATGGTTCGCAATTTTTACAAGGAATCACGCTGCTGCAACAGATGGTTATGGCGAGGGCTTTTCCTGGTGTCAGTTGGGAACAAAGCCGGCATTTAATTACCGAGGTTTTTGATAGTCTTGATACTTTAGAGCGACTTTGCCGAGTTAGCGGCGGTCATTTGCGTAATTTGCTGATGTTATTGTTTCGCTGTCTTCAGCAAGAAGACCCACCTTTGTCGCGGGAGTGTGTGGATAGAGTGATTAAACAACGCCGCAATGAGCTAACTTTGGCAATTACGCCCGATGAATGGGAATTACTGCATGAGGTAGCGCAAGAGAAAAATTTAAGAGGTCATGAAAGATACGACCTTTTGCTCCGTAGTATGTTTGTATTTGAATACCGGGATGAGGATGGTTCTTGGTTTGATATCAATCCGATTTTGGCTGAAGCCAAGGAATTTAGGTTATGA
- a CDS encoding rRNA large subunit pseudouridine synthase E: MTNHYRYIIFYKPYGVLSQFTKDAPTHSTLKDYIDVPDVYPVGRLDWDSEGLLLLTNDGQLQHRLAHPRFGHKRTYWVQVERIPDEDAIKRLQTGVKIQDYRTQPAQVRLLSKEPELPERTPPIRFRKNVPTAWLEMTLTEGKNRQVRRMTAAVGFPTLRLVRVSIAHLQLDDLQLGEWRDLTTSELQFISV; this comes from the coding sequence ATGACAAATCATTACCGATATATTATTTTTTACAAACCCTATGGCGTTCTCAGCCAATTTACAAAAGATGCTCCCACACATAGCACTCTGAAAGATTATATAGATGTACCTGATGTCTATCCTGTAGGACGCTTAGACTGGGATAGTGAAGGATTACTGCTGTTAACGAATGATGGACAATTGCAACATCGCCTTGCCCATCCGCGTTTTGGTCATAAACGTACTTACTGGGTACAGGTAGAGCGAATTCCAGATGAAGATGCGATCAAAAGGTTGCAAACAGGCGTAAAAATTCAAGATTACCGCACTCAACCAGCACAAGTTAGGCTCTTATCAAAAGAGCCAGAGCTACCTGAACGCACCCCGCCAATTAGATTTCGCAAAAATGTACCGACAGCTTGGCTGGAAATGACTTTGACAGAGGGAAAAAACCGCCAAGTTCGGCGTATGACTGCGGCTGTTGGGTTTCCAACTTTGCGACTGGTTAGGGTCAGCATAGCCCACCTACAATTAGATGACTTACAATTGGGTGAATGGCGCGACCTTACCACATCTGAACTCCAATTTATTTCTGTTTAG
- the ssuE gene encoding NADPH-dependent FMN reductase, with amino-acid sequence MTNILAIAGSPTHPSRTYGLVEYTAKLLQQEGLHIDIISVRDLPAEDLVFGRYDSPALEQPKALLAKADGVIIATPIYKAAYTGVLKTFLDLLPQKSLTGKPVLPIALGGTIAHLLAIEYALKPVLSELGARHILATVYAVDKQIQRQADNSVLLDQEIEQRLTDVLKEFVKAVAYDAAAPQELVHAN; translated from the coding sequence ATGACAAATATTTTAGCGATCGCAGGTAGTCCAACCCATCCATCTAGAACTTATGGTTTGGTCGAATACACCGCCAAGCTTTTACAACAAGAAGGCTTGCATATAGACATTATTTCAGTTCGGGATTTACCTGCTGAAGATTTAGTTTTTGGAAGATACGACAGCCCTGCTTTAGAACAGCCAAAGGCTTTATTAGCAAAGGCAGATGGTGTAATTATTGCCACGCCCATTTACAAAGCTGCTTACACAGGAGTGCTGAAAACATTTCTAGATTTGCTGCCACAAAAATCATTGACAGGTAAACCCGTATTACCAATTGCCCTTGGTGGAACGATCGCTCATTTATTGGCAATTGAATATGCTCTGAAACCTGTATTATCTGAATTAGGAGCGCGGCATATCCTAGCTACAGTTTATGCGGTAGACAAACAAATTCAACGGCAAGCTGATAACAGCGTTCTGCTAGATCAGGAAATTGAGCAAAGGCTCACAGATGTACTCAAAGAATTTGTAAAAGCTGTAGCTTATGATGCCGCAGCGCCTCAAGAATTGGTTCATGCCAATTAA
- a CDS encoding HAD family hydrolase, translated as MALEGVILDVDGTLVLSNDVHANSWVEAFAAYGLEVPFEKVRPLIGMGGDQLIPKVTPGLNNEEGTGKAIAERRKELILNKYTRQITAANGSRDLILKMQKSGLHLVVASSASSQELDILLKIAQVDDLISEVTTSDDAEASKPAPDIVQAALKKGKMAPDRVVMLGDSPYDIESAGKAGVGVIALRCGGFSDEQLSQALAIYNDPEDLLQHYDSSILGTNA; from the coding sequence ATGGCATTAGAAGGAGTGATTTTAGATGTTGATGGCACACTGGTATTAAGTAATGATGTTCATGCAAATTCTTGGGTAGAGGCATTTGCAGCTTATGGGTTAGAAGTGCCATTTGAAAAAGTCAGACCACTTATAGGTATGGGTGGAGATCAACTTATTCCCAAAGTAACGCCAGGATTAAATAATGAAGAAGGAACTGGCAAAGCGATCGCCGAGCGACGCAAAGAACTTATATTGAACAAATATACACGGCAAATTACTGCTGCCAATGGTAGCAGAGACTTAATATTAAAGATGCAAAAATCGGGATTGCATCTTGTTGTTGCTAGTTCAGCAAGTTCTCAAGAACTAGATATATTACTTAAAATTGCCCAAGTAGATGATTTAATATCGGAAGTAACTACATCCGATGATGCGGAAGCATCTAAACCTGCTCCTGACATTGTACAAGCCGCCTTGAAAAAAGGAAAAATGGCACCCGATCGAGTAGTGATGCTAGGAGATTCTCCCTATGATATTGAGTCTGCCGGTAAAGCAGGGGTAGGCGTGATTGCTTTGCGTTGCGGTGGCTTTAGTGATGAACAACTGTCTCAAGCGCTGGCAATTTATAACGATCCAGAAGATTTGCTACAGCACTATGACTCTTCTATCCTGGGCACAAATGCTTAA
- a CDS encoding carbonic anhydrase, with translation MMQFGQRLLTTQFFGTKEIIVINHTECGMMTASGDFLSEVLRNQGIDVDRVSVDPALPELKLPKGIFSKWIKTFTDVDEICTQQVELLRNSALIPQDIVIHGYIWEVESMSLRRPYKRLSEKVNTASAMKAKTAKHTEPIL, from the coding sequence ATGATGCAATTCGGTCAGCGATTGTTAACTACACAGTTTTTTGGCACAAAAGAAATCATCGTCATTAATCATACCGAATGTGGCATGATGACAGCATCAGGAGACTTTCTCAGTGAGGTATTGCGAAATCAAGGTATTGATGTGGATCGAGTTAGTGTAGATCCTGCTTTGCCAGAGTTGAAGCTACCAAAAGGCATTTTTTCCAAATGGATCAAAACGTTTACTGATGTGGATGAAATCTGCACACAGCAGGTGGAATTGCTGCGTAATTCTGCTTTAATTCCCCAAGATATAGTTATTCATGGCTACATCTGGGAAGTAGAAAGTATGAGTTTGCGCCGTCCTTACAAACGTCTGAGTGAGAAGGTCAACACAGCATCAGCTATGAAGGCTAAAACTGCAAAACATACTGAACCCATTTTATAA